A genomic stretch from Empedobacter stercoris includes:
- a CDS encoding FUSC family membrane protein encodes MKLKNKIENFIYGEALSDGLKTSLAIIIPPIVASFFGDLYAGVTISLGAVLAHMTDTPGPFKERRNLMWLSVLLIFIVSYLTKTINNFPILLGICLTIIVFFSNMLTVWGQRLSALGMVIMMSMVMNMNDLRQELTPLHTALYVTAGAAWYTIFSLAISTFRPYRMAQQNLADAMIHISEYIRIKASMFDKDSNYDDIVQKLIDEHVVINEKQNLVRDLVFTNKKLVKDQTPIGRSIVFMFSDLMDIFENITATQYDYVKIREVYGDTKAMRKIYNMMNKLAHELKMIAYHINSNKRPKKPSFDFDAELKKIDDAIKELYAEGKKPIVLSKIYINLKQVVYKIEFIHKFFYDDSFTEKKKNPLDHAEHFQPTVDYSFGKIKDHLNLKSSIFRHAIRSSIVMLLAYCITFIIPMTYHSYWLLMTVLVILKPGFSVTKKRNLQRLKGTIFGGLIGILILLIFPQLSVRFVLMLFFMLMAYTFIRHKYAVGTFYLTAYILISFSFYSQKDSLYIIQERTIDTLVGGLMAFISCYIILPSWEKNNMNEYIQKALIANYEFVFLIFKKLADNDVTTTDYKLARKDVFIAMANINSVFQRVISEPKDKQENADDLNKFTIFNQSFVSYSLGLVKILKKNNSVILTSEHIRLMKKILQLLLQNIRLYGEYETENLPKTIEFKEKTIAYTEIETEALQNDSELIEDLLEYLYEISYDFTKVGHVFVKEKPLKE; translated from the coding sequence TTGAAACTTAAGAATAAAATCGAAAACTTTATATATGGAGAAGCGCTTTCTGATGGTTTAAAAACCTCTTTGGCGATTATCATACCTCCTATAGTCGCAAGTTTTTTTGGCGATTTGTATGCTGGTGTTACAATAAGTCTTGGCGCAGTTTTAGCACACATGACAGACACTCCTGGTCCATTCAAAGAACGTCGAAACTTGATGTGGCTTTCCGTTTTATTAATTTTTATTGTTTCATATTTAACAAAAACGATTAATAATTTTCCAATTTTATTAGGAATTTGTTTAACGATTATCGTATTCTTTTCTAATATGTTAACCGTTTGGGGACAACGTCTAAGTGCACTCGGAATGGTCATCATGATGTCGATGGTGATGAATATGAACGACTTGAGACAAGAATTAACTCCATTACATACTGCCTTATACGTTACTGCTGGTGCGGCATGGTACACTATTTTTAGTTTAGCGATTAGTACATTTCGTCCCTACAGAATGGCGCAACAAAATCTTGCTGATGCCATGATTCATATTTCGGAATACATCCGAATTAAAGCTTCTATGTTTGATAAAGATTCTAATTATGATGACATTGTCCAAAAACTTATTGACGAACATGTTGTCATTAATGAAAAGCAAAATTTGGTCAGAGACTTAGTTTTTACCAATAAAAAATTGGTAAAAGACCAAACACCAATCGGACGATCGATTGTTTTTATGTTCTCAGATTTAATGGATATTTTCGAAAATATTACTGCAACTCAATACGATTATGTCAAAATTAGGGAAGTATATGGCGATACAAAGGCGATGCGCAAAATTTATAATATGATGAATAAATTAGCGCACGAACTAAAAATGATTGCTTATCATATCAATTCGAACAAACGTCCTAAAAAACCTTCTTTTGATTTTGATGCTGAATTAAAAAAGATTGATGACGCAATAAAAGAATTGTATGCTGAAGGCAAAAAACCTATCGTTTTATCCAAAATTTATATCAATCTAAAACAAGTTGTTTATAAAATAGAATTTATTCATAAATTCTTTTACGATGATTCTTTTACCGAAAAAAAGAAAAATCCGTTGGATCATGCAGAGCATTTTCAACCAACAGTCGATTATTCGTTCGGAAAAATAAAAGATCATCTCAACCTAAAATCTTCTATTTTCAGACATGCTATTCGTTCCTCTATTGTCATGCTTTTAGCATATTGTATAACATTTATTATTCCCATGACCTATCACAGTTATTGGCTATTAATGACTGTTCTTGTTATCTTAAAACCTGGTTTTAGCGTGACAAAAAAGAGAAACTTACAGCGTTTAAAAGGAACTATTTTTGGTGGATTAATCGGAATTTTAATCCTACTTATTTTTCCACAACTATCTGTACGATTTGTATTGATGTTATTCTTTATGTTAATGGCGTATACATTCATACGTCACAAATATGCTGTTGGCACCTTTTATTTAACAGCTTACATCTTGATTTCGTTTAGTTTTTATTCGCAAAAAGATTCACTTTATATCATACAAGAACGAACAATAGATACATTAGTTGGTGGTTTAATGGCCTTTATTTCATGCTACATTATTTTACCTTCTTGGGAAAAAAATAACATGAATGAATATATTCAAAAAGCGTTAATTGCTAATTACGAATTTGTTTTTCTTATTTTTAAAAAATTAGCTGATAATGACGTTACCACAACAGATTATAAATTAGCGCGTAAAGACGTGTTTATTGCAATGGCAAATATCAATTCAGTTTTTCAACGTGTCATTTCAGAACCAAAAGATAAACAAGAAAATGCAGATGATTTGAATAAATTTACCATTTTCAATCAATCATTTGTATCCTATTCACTTGGATTAGTGAAAATTCTAAAGAAAAACAACTCGGTTATTTTAACTTCCGAACACATACGATTAATGAAAAAAATATTGCAATTATTACTTCAAAATATTCGACTTTATGGTGAATATGAAACCGAAAATTTACCCAAAACAATCGAGTTTAAAGAAAAAACAATTGCATATACTGAAATCGAAACGGAGGCTTTACAAAATGACTCTGAGTTGATTGAAGATTTACTTGAGTATTTGTACGAAATCTCTTACGATTTCACGAAAGTTGGACATGTTTTTGTAAAAGAAAAACCGTTAAAAGAATAA
- a CDS encoding RsmD family RNA methyltransferase produces the protein MNQNILTQEFQDYLKIIEQEDFKSIGLKKSLFDGISSAEIAQQLKGIQVAKHKLPTLYSTKNIYFPPSINLEQASSEAAANYKSSLVKGKTLIDLTAGFGIDTMAFAKNFEKVYHIEQNPELSEIVQHNAQILAPNLETYTGTFQSFFETNPESKFDVIYLDPARRNSSGRKFILEDLEPNILEWMPTFFEKSNKIIIKLSPLLDITSTLQQIDSISEIHIVALKNEVKDFLLIIDKNCSTKNPLIKAINLESNQPEFSFNFEDEYNSNANFGTVQQYIYEPNVAILKTGAFKLLSEKFNLHKLHQNTHLYTSNELLNEFPGKIYSVEKHINHPKKEIIKSKANLLVKNYNQAIDIVKKKFKITDGGETTLIFTQSIYGFHILKTSRV, from the coding sequence TTGAATCAAAATATTTTAACACAAGAATTTCAAGATTATTTAAAAATAATCGAGCAAGAAGATTTCAAATCTATTGGTTTAAAAAAATCGTTATTTGATGGTATTTCTTCGGCAGAAATTGCACAACAATTAAAAGGAATTCAAGTAGCAAAACATAAATTACCAACACTTTATTCGACAAAAAACATTTATTTTCCGCCATCTATCAATTTAGAACAAGCAAGCTCTGAAGCTGCTGCAAATTATAAATCGAGTTTGGTTAAAGGAAAAACATTAATCGATTTGACCGCGGGTTTTGGAATTGACACCATGGCTTTTGCTAAAAATTTCGAAAAAGTATATCATATCGAACAAAATCCAGAATTAAGTGAAATTGTACAACATAATGCACAAATTTTAGCTCCAAATTTAGAAACATACACTGGTACTTTTCAATCATTTTTTGAAACCAATCCTGAATCTAAGTTTGATGTTATTTATCTTGATCCAGCCCGAAGAAATTCGAGTGGAAGAAAATTTATTTTAGAAGATTTAGAGCCAAATATTTTAGAATGGATGCCAACTTTTTTCGAGAAATCTAATAAAATCATCATCAAGCTTTCTCCATTATTGGACATCACTTCTACCCTACAGCAAATTGATTCCATTTCAGAAATACATATCGTTGCTTTAAAAAATGAAGTGAAAGATTTTCTACTGATTATTGATAAAAATTGCTCCACTAAAAATCCTTTGATTAAAGCAATTAATTTAGAAAGTAATCAACCTGAATTTTCATTCAACTTTGAAGACGAATACAATTCTAATGCAAATTTTGGAACAGTACAACAGTATATTTACGAACCAAATGTTGCTATTCTAAAAACGGGCGCTTTCAAATTATTGAGCGAAAAATTTAATTTGCATAAATTACATCAAAACACCCATTTATATACGTCTAATGAACTTTTGAACGAATTTCCTGGAAAAATATATTCAGTGGAAAAACACATCAATCATCCTAAAAAAGAAATTATAAAATCTAAAGCTAATCTTTTGGTAAAAAACTATAACCAAGCAATAGATATTGTCAAAAAGAAATTTAAAATAACAGATGGTGGTGAAACAACATTAATTTTTACACAAAGTATATATGGTTTTCATATTCTAAAAACTTCGCGTGTTTAG
- a CDS encoding methylmalonyl-CoA mutase family protein encodes MNKLFQDFDTISEKEWKNKVQVELKGLEYNETLVWGTNDQINVKPLYTKDDVDYSTIQPLPKSSKDWKIISKYTGNKNQDYSFLYGYLINQKEANSTLDLPNYLDLFIQYDGSSALKSLEKLPNLKYLDIDPYGYLAQNGLWQNDSENATKELIKEALALENFEKVISIQGDIYQNAGANHVQQIAITLAHAVEYLENFGADVADKIYFKFAVGSNYFFEVAKLRAFRFLWKMILEQYNKESEAFVFTSTSDRNKSKLDIYNNVIRSTVEASSAIFGSSDAVFVGAYDELNNESDFGLELAAKQQLLLQKESYLNQFADPAAGSFYIETLTNQMAENALELFKTIQTAGGFIKALQSETIQDFIYTSAKKEQKDFDEQIIKLIGVNKFRNPSDVIEKMPKEKIVKPALFIPIVPTRLAEKEENK; translated from the coding sequence ATGAATAAATTATTTCAAGATTTCGATACGATTTCTGAAAAAGAATGGAAAAATAAAGTTCAAGTAGAACTGAAAGGATTAGAATATAATGAAACGTTGGTTTGGGGAACAAATGACCAAATTAACGTTAAACCATTGTATACAAAAGATGATGTTGATTATTCAACTATTCAACCATTACCAAAATCTTCTAAAGATTGGAAAATAATTTCAAAATATACGGGAAATAAAAATCAAGATTATAGCTTTTTATATGGTTATTTGATCAATCAAAAAGAAGCAAATTCTACGTTAGATCTTCCTAATTACTTGGATTTATTTATTCAGTATGATGGCTCATCAGCTTTAAAATCTCTTGAAAAACTTCCGAATTTAAAATATTTGGATATAGATCCTTATGGTTATTTGGCTCAAAATGGCTTGTGGCAAAATGATTCTGAGAATGCAACAAAAGAATTGATAAAAGAAGCTTTAGCTTTAGAAAATTTCGAAAAAGTAATTTCAATTCAAGGAGATATTTATCAAAATGCAGGAGCAAATCATGTACAACAAATTGCGATTACACTTGCACATGCTGTCGAATATTTAGAGAACTTTGGTGCTGATGTTGCTGATAAAATCTATTTTAAATTTGCTGTAGGAAGTAATTATTTCTTCGAAGTGGCAAAATTAAGAGCGTTCCGTTTTTTGTGGAAAATGATTTTAGAACAATACAATAAAGAAAGTGAAGCCTTTGTTTTCACCTCAACTTCTGATCGTAATAAATCTAAATTAGATATTTACAACAATGTTATTCGTTCTACTGTAGAAGCCTCTTCTGCTATTTTTGGTTCGAGTGATGCTGTTTTTGTAGGTGCTTATGATGAATTAAATAACGAATCTGATTTTGGGTTAGAATTAGCAGCAAAACAACAATTGTTATTGCAAAAAGAATCCTATTTAAATCAATTTGCTGATCCTGCTGCAGGTTCTTTTTATATTGAAACCTTAACAAACCAAATGGCAGAAAATGCATTAGAATTATTCAAAACAATTCAAACTGCAGGTGGATTTATTAAAGCCTTACAAAGCGAAACCATTCAAGATTTTATTTATACAAGTGCGAAAAAAGAACAAAAAGATTTTGATGAACAGATTATCAAATTGATTGGTGTAAATAAGTTTAGAAACCCTTCTGATGTCATTGAAAAAATGCCAAAAGAAAAAATAGTTAAACCAGCTCTTTTTATTCCTATTGTACCAACTCGTTTAGCAGAAAAAGAAGAAAATAAATAA
- a CDS encoding FtsB family cell division protein: MKEKSEEIFDEELIPEVPKRKIKDTFVFKFVWNRYFILTVSFAIWMIFFDQNSFFVHRELDKQIKLLEVDEQYYQEHLDKETEKLNQLNSNPAEIERIAREKHFLKKDDEDIFIIQQEKIEKPQNKENE; encoded by the coding sequence ATGAAAGAAAAATCGGAAGAAATCTTTGACGAAGAGCTAATACCAGAAGTGCCGAAAAGAAAAATTAAAGATACTTTTGTCTTCAAATTTGTTTGGAATCGTTACTTTATATTAACGGTATCGTTTGCTATTTGGATGATTTTTTTCGATCAAAACTCTTTTTTCGTACATCGCGAGTTAGATAAACAAATCAAATTATTAGAGGTTGATGAACAATATTACCAAGAACATTTGGATAAAGAAACAGAGAAATTAAATCAATTAAATAGTAATCCTGCTGAAATAGAACGCATCGCAAGAGAAAAACATTTCTTGAAAAAAGATGATGAAGATATTTTTATCATTCAGCAAGAGAAAATTGAGAAGCCACAAAATAAAGAAAATGAATAA
- the udk gene encoding uridine kinase: MLVIGIAGGTGSGKTTVVNNILRDLNAESVIVISQDNYYKDHPELSFDERSKINFDHPRSIDFELLKEHVALLKNGVSIEQPVYSFITHSRKEETILTHPQSVIIVEGILVLTDPELRDLFDVKIFVHADSDERLIRRVRRDIQERGRDLDEVLTRYQKTLKPMHQQFIEPSKNYADIIIPNMKKKNSVAVKVLSTVIKEKLNSKTAV; this comes from the coding sequence ATGCTGGTAATAGGAATTGCAGGAGGTACAGGATCGGGAAAAACGACCGTTGTAAACAATATTTTGAGAGATCTTAACGCTGAAAGTGTCATCGTTATTTCTCAAGATAATTATTATAAAGATCATCCTGAATTATCATTTGATGAACGTTCTAAAATAAATTTCGATCATCCAAGATCTATTGATTTTGAATTGTTAAAAGAACATGTTGCTTTACTTAAAAATGGAGTTTCAATCGAGCAACCTGTTTATTCGTTCATTACGCATAGTCGCAAAGAGGAAACAATATTGACACATCCTCAGTCTGTTATTATCGTAGAAGGAATTTTGGTACTTACAGATCCAGAATTACGCGATTTGTTTGATGTAAAAATCTTTGTTCACGCAGATTCTGACGAAAGATTAATTCGCCGTGTACGCCGTGACATACAAGAACGCGGTCGAGATTTGGATGAAGTTTTAACGCGTTATCAAAAAACACTGAAACCAATGCATCAACAATTTATCGAACCTTCTAAAAACTATGCAGACATTATTATTCCAAATATGAAAAAGAAAAATTCTGTCGCAGTAAAAGTTTTATCAACTGTAATTAAAGAAAAACTTAACTCAAAAACTGCTGTATAA
- a CDS encoding DUF4126 domain-containing protein: protein MNDLLSMTTVFSLFLGIGLAAAAGFRIFLPLFVLSLVVKFGGSFINLDDSWMWIGSTPALITLGVAMLVEIGAYYIPIIDNLLDTVAVPLAGIAGTIAVGITLPEMNEVATWALAIIAGGGTAAAISGTTAAARAVSTTTTAGAGNFLVNTGETFSSIVLSITAIVLAPLAFIFVLFILYVCYRAYKSVQKKGEQLLAEEL, encoded by the coding sequence ATGAATGATTTATTATCAATGACTACTGTTTTCTCTTTATTTCTCGGAATTGGATTGGCTGCTGCAGCTGGTTTTAGGATTTTTTTACCATTATTTGTTTTAAGTTTAGTGGTGAAATTTGGCGGAAGTTTTATTAATCTTGATGATAGTTGGATGTGGATAGGAAGTACACCAGCGTTGATTACGCTTGGTGTAGCGATGTTGGTTGAAATTGGGGCTTATTATATTCCAATTATTGATAATCTTTTAGATACCGTAGCGGTACCTTTGGCAGGGATTGCAGGAACGATCGCGGTTGGCATAACGTTACCAGAAATGAATGAGGTAGCAACTTGGGCTTTAGCAATTATAGCTGGTGGTGGAACTGCGGCAGCGATTAGCGGAACTACTGCTGCTGCACGAGCAGTTTCAACTACTACAACTGCTGGTGCTGGTAATTTTTTGGTTAATACAGGTGAAACTTTTAGTTCTATTGTATTAAGTATTACAGCAATTGTATTAGCGCCATTAGCGTTTATTTTTGTATTGTTTATATTATATGTTTGTTATAGAGCATATAAAAGTGTTCAAAAAAAAGGAGAGCAATTATTAGCAGAAGAATTGTAA
- a CDS encoding formyltransferase family protein: MISQPKIAIISYNTPHRKTQDVLTGLKAKGYQNIKVFALPFVQRENPFKPIYQHRPSKAIQVDPIEFCKNFGYEFDLTTADTLNRQLNDFEANFVIIAGAGLLPDELVENHKIINTHPGFLPLTRGLDSLKWAITKGVEIGVTTHFVDTEADAGFLIEQQHIPVYENDTFHSVAYRQYEIEIEMLINSIEIIPTLSKFKSLSSNKFEATRRMPKVIEENLMQAFEGYKEKYKIV, encoded by the coding sequence ATGATTTCTCAACCAAAAATTGCGATAATTTCTTACAACACGCCTCATCGTAAAACGCAAGATGTTTTAACTGGCCTGAAAGCAAAAGGTTATCAAAATATAAAAGTATTTGCACTACCATTTGTACAACGCGAAAATCCCTTCAAACCCATTTACCAACATCGTCCAAGTAAGGCTATACAGGTAGATCCAATTGAATTTTGCAAAAATTTCGGATACGAATTTGATTTAACAACTGCTGATACCTTAAATCGCCAATTAAATGATTTTGAAGCTAACTTTGTCATCATAGCTGGTGCAGGTTTATTACCAGATGAATTGGTCGAAAATCATAAAATCATCAATACACATCCAGGTTTTTTACCTTTGACAAGAGGTTTAGATTCACTAAAATGGGCAATTACAAAAGGTGTAGAAATTGGTGTAACTACCCACTTTGTCGATACAGAAGCAGATGCAGGTTTTTTGATTGAACAACAGCATATTCCGGTTTATGAAAATGATACTTTTCATTCGGTTGCTTATCGTCAATATGAAATCGAAATTGAAATGTTAATAAATTCGATTGAAATAATTCCGACCCTTTCAAAATTCAAATCACTTTCTTCAAACAAGTTTGAAGCGACAAGAAGAATGCCTAAAGTAATTGAAGAAAACCTAATGCAAGCGTTTGAAGGTTACAAAGAAAAATATAAAATAGTTTAA
- a CDS encoding ATPase — MIAIADSGSTKTDWVILDSNLNEVFRTNTIGFNPYFVTAEDITAELQKNEDFAPVANEFTKVFFYGAGTSSEAMYEVIKNGLNNFFPNAELVVDHDLLAACYATYMGKPAMVCILGTGSNSCYFDGTTLREETKSLAYILGDEGSGNDLGKRVLRAFYTKKMPPHLAKAFDDYYKLSVEELNKNVYQNKFANTYLASFNKFVVEHKNDPFIQKIIYDAMSSFIEYQIMPYEEARHSELNFIGSIAHIYEDVIRSVAAEYHLTVGHIIRKPIDNVVDYHKKYLIK; from the coding sequence ATGATTGCAATAGCGGATAGCGGTTCTACTAAAACAGATTGGGTGATTTTAGATAGTAACCTGAATGAAGTGTTTAGAACAAATACAATCGGATTTAACCCATATTTTGTAACAGCTGAAGATATTACTGCTGAATTACAAAAAAATGAAGATTTTGCACCTGTTGCAAATGAGTTTACGAAAGTCTTTTTTTACGGAGCTGGAACTTCGAGTGAAGCGATGTACGAAGTCATAAAAAACGGATTAAATAATTTCTTCCCTAATGCAGAACTGGTTGTTGACCATGATTTATTAGCTGCTTGTTATGCTACGTACATGGGAAAACCTGCAATGGTTTGTATCTTAGGAACAGGATCTAATTCATGTTATTTTGATGGAACAACTTTACGTGAAGAAACAAAATCTTTGGCTTACATCTTAGGAGACGAAGGTTCTGGAAATGATTTAGGTAAACGAGTATTACGCGCTTTCTATACAAAAAAAATGCCACCGCATTTGGCAAAAGCGTTTGATGATTATTACAAATTATCTGTAGAAGAACTAAATAAAAATGTATATCAAAACAAATTTGCAAATACCTATTTAGCTTCCTTCAATAAATTTGTGGTTGAGCATAAAAATGACCCATTTATTCAGAAAATTATTTATGATGCAATGTCTTCTTTTATTGAATATCAAATTATGCCTTATGAAGAAGCACGTCATTCCGAATTAAATTTTATTGGTTCTATCGCTCACATATACGAAGATGTTATACGTTCTGTTGCTGCTGAATATCACTTAACTGTAGGACATATCATTAGAAAACCGATTGACAACGTTGTGGATTATCACAAAAAATATTTAATTAAATAA
- a CDS encoding DUF4625 domain-containing protein: protein MKNTILKYIFVSIVALFVTSCSSDDSSLDTTKPEINLIAPIDHDEFHLGETFTIDAILKDNIELGAVKIEIHSAEDGHEHRTANVNWTYDAEEAIPAGKTEHTLSHQVNIPAEGITEGHYHLGLFLIDRAGNQTQSFIEIVVGEDHDHEH, encoded by the coding sequence ATGAAAAACACAATTTTAAAATACATATTCGTTTCAATCGTCGCATTATTCGTTACGTCTTGTTCATCAGATGACTCTTCATTAGATACAACAAAACCAGAAATTAATTTGATTGCTCCAATAGATCATGATGAATTTCATTTAGGGGAAACCTTTACAATTGATGCAATTTTGAAAGATAATATAGAATTAGGTGCTGTAAAAATTGAAATTCATTCTGCGGAAGACGGACATGAACATAGAACAGCAAATGTTAATTGGACGTATGATGCGGAAGAGGCTATTCCGGCAGGAAAAACCGAGCACACATTAAGTCATCAAGTAAATATTCCTGCAGAAGGAATTACAGAAGGGCATTATCACTTAGGATTATTCTTAATTGATCGCGCCGGAAATCAAACACAATCCTTTATCGAAATCGTTGTAGGTGAAGATCACGATCACGAACATTAA
- a CDS encoding TonB-dependent receptor, whose amino-acid sequence MSINIQCSIVATFLCGSVFAQNIFEGQIIDKNQQPIPFATLYINNDEYHANAEGKFKIENLNQGQYQVQIDEQGYEPFSQNITFDKNQKIVFTLTFHKAYNLDEVTVLGHHHDFSTANIQRVDQSYIQENYAGSLAKSLENMAGINASGIGSSASKPIIRGLGFNRLIVAENGVKQEGQQWGADHGLEIDALNIEDIEVIKGPAALEYGNEAIAGVIKINNNNLPAKHSLSGETKALYQSINDNIGIGFNLKSRGNHFFYKIKGSYSDYADYKTTTDRIYYLNRYLPIYNKRVKNTAGQDFNAEIQTGYIGEKFRSILTVSNVNQKIGFFPGSHGIPSIDRLKDDGNNRNIEFPYQKVNHFKVISENEFRLNSKDVLKFLGSYQNNRRQEVSAFHTHYANQPAPLLNPNLELDFNLSTYDSQLKFEHNHSKNFKTIIGAQAQIQVNNISGYNYLLPKYDRNIFSGFLIEEFKKGNTWKVTAGLRYDYSTFKSEGYFDEFLYNYLIEKGNSTGIADYYANRSKSIDRNFSNLNGMIGATFQPNQQWDFNLNIGTNFRLPTAIELGSNGIHHGSFRHERGDDNLDVEKGIAFDFKSVFHKNDWDISVSPYLYYFSNYIFLKPSGQFSILPHGGQIYQYTQSKALLTGFEFEVRKKINENFDANVVYEYLYNRQITENKKLGNYLPFTPANNVFGQVNYKVNQNIGFLDELSFFVNGKYTFEQDKIAQNEDLTPSYFLVGIGGKTKLKFNNFHANLSVQVSNLFNKNYYNHTSFYRALQLPEQARNIQIMVGIPFGK is encoded by the coding sequence CAACAACCAATTCCTTTCGCAACCTTATATATTAACAACGATGAATATCATGCAAATGCTGAAGGAAAATTCAAAATAGAAAATTTAAATCAAGGGCAATACCAAGTGCAAATTGATGAACAAGGTTACGAACCTTTTTCGCAAAACATCACATTTGATAAAAATCAAAAAATTGTCTTTACCCTTACATTTCACAAAGCATACAATTTAGATGAAGTAACTGTTTTGGGACATCATCACGATTTTTCGACTGCAAATATTCAACGTGTCGATCAATCCTATATTCAAGAAAACTATGCAGGATCTTTAGCCAAATCATTAGAAAATATGGCTGGAATTAACGCTTCTGGAATTGGGTCTTCAGCGTCAAAACCAATCATCCGAGGACTTGGTTTCAACCGATTAATTGTTGCTGAAAATGGAGTTAAACAAGAAGGTCAACAATGGGGAGCTGATCATGGTTTAGAGATTGATGCGCTAAATATTGAAGATATTGAAGTCATAAAAGGACCTGCTGCGTTGGAGTACGGAAATGAAGCTATTGCAGGAGTTATCAAAATAAATAACAATAATTTACCCGCAAAACATTCGCTTTCTGGAGAAACAAAAGCATTGTATCAATCGATTAATGATAATATTGGAATTGGATTTAATTTAAAATCTCGTGGAAATCATTTTTTCTACAAAATAAAAGGTTCTTATTCAGATTATGCCGATTACAAAACAACAACAGATCGCATTTATTACCTCAATCGGTATTTACCAATTTACAACAAACGAGTAAAAAATACGGCTGGACAAGATTTTAATGCAGAAATACAAACTGGTTATATTGGCGAAAAATTTCGCTCGATTTTAACTGTTTCTAATGTTAACCAAAAGATTGGGTTTTTCCCTGGTTCGCACGGAATTCCATCTATTGATCGCTTAAAAGATGATGGAAATAACCGAAATATCGAATTTCCTTATCAAAAAGTAAATCATTTCAAAGTAATTTCTGAAAATGAATTCCGCTTAAACTCGAAAGATGTTCTGAAATTTCTGGGTAGCTACCAAAATAATCGTCGACAAGAAGTAAGTGCTTTTCATACACATTACGCAAATCAACCAGCTCCTTTATTAAATCCGAATTTAGAATTAGATTTTAATCTTTCTACTTACGATTCTCAATTAAAATTTGAACATAATCACAGTAAAAATTTCAAGACGATAATTGGTGCTCAAGCGCAAATTCAGGTAAATAATATTAGTGGATACAATTATTTATTACCAAAATATGATCGAAACATTTTTAGTGGATTTCTGATTGAAGAATTCAAAAAAGGAAATACATGGAAAGTAACTGCTGGTTTACGTTATGATTATTCTACTTTTAAATCTGAAGGCTATTTTGATGAATTTTTATACAATTATTTAATCGAAAAAGGAAACTCAACAGGCATAGCAGATTATTATGCCAATCGTAGTAAGTCCATCGATCGTAATTTTAGCAATTTGAATGGAATGATTGGTGCAACTTTTCAACCTAATCAACAATGGGATTTCAATTTAAATATTGGAACAAATTTCCGTTTACCAACAGCTATCGAATTAGGTTCTAATGGAATTCATCACGGAAGTTTTAGACACGAGCGCGGTGATGACAATTTGGATGTTGAAAAAGGAATTGCATTCGACTTTAAATCCGTTTTTCATAAAAATGACTGGGATATATCGGTAAGTCCTTATTTATATTATTTCAGTAATTACATTTTCTTGAAACCTTCGGGACAATTTTCTATACTTCCTCATGGCGGACAAATTTATCAATATACGCAAAGCAAAGCGTTATTAACTGGTTTTGAATTTGAAGTTCGTAAAAAAATCAATGAAAACTTTGATGCAAATGTTGTCTACGAATATTTGTATAACCGACAAATTACTGAGAATAAAAAGTTAGGAAATTATCTTCCTTTTACGCCTGCGAATAATGTGTTTGGACAAGTTAATTATAAAGTCAATCAAAATATCGGATTTTTAGATGAGTTGAGCTTTTTTGTAAATGGAAAATATACCTTTGAGCAAGATAAAATTGCACAAAACGAAGATCTTACTCCAAGTTATTTTTTAGTTGGCATTGGAGGAAAAACGAAACTTAAATTCAATAATTTTCATGCAAATTTAAGTGTTCAAGTTTCTAATTTATTCAATAAAAACTATTACAATCACACCAGTTTTTATCGTGCTTTACAATTACCAGAACAAGCTCGAAACATACAAATTATGGTCGGAATTCCGTTCGGAAAATAG